One window from the genome of Aquipuribacter hungaricus encodes:
- a CDS encoding alpha-L-glutamate ligase, whose product MSAPTVHAVHENPLWWPPFAAAFEAEGVPVRQWLLTGDEPLDLTGTPPEGVWWSRMSASSHTRGHTRSVAHSRALLRWLEGHGRRVVNGSAVLELEVSKVAQDAALRAAGVPTPVTVAAFGPEQVLAAARAVMAAGATSVVTKHNQGGKGLGVRRFDDLGDLERHLASSDWVEPVDGVALVQEYVAPAEPFVTRAEFVGGRFLYALAASTSQGFELCPADACGVDGAPLFRLREGHVPPLLERYEAFLAATGIEVAGIEYIEAADGRVVTYDVNTNTNYNPEVESAAPRSGPREIARFLRSLG is encoded by the coding sequence GTGAGCGCACCCACGGTCCACGCCGTCCACGAGAACCCGCTGTGGTGGCCGCCCTTCGCCGCCGCCTTCGAGGCGGAGGGTGTGCCCGTCCGGCAGTGGCTCCTCACCGGAGACGAGCCGCTCGACCTCACCGGCACCCCGCCCGAGGGGGTCTGGTGGTCGCGGATGTCCGCCTCTTCGCACACCCGGGGCCACACCCGTTCCGTGGCGCACTCCCGTGCGCTGCTGCGCTGGCTCGAGGGGCACGGCCGTCGCGTGGTCAACGGCTCCGCGGTGCTCGAGCTGGAGGTGAGCAAGGTCGCCCAGGACGCCGCCCTGCGGGCCGCGGGGGTGCCGACGCCCGTGACGGTCGCGGCGTTCGGCCCCGAGCAGGTCCTCGCCGCGGCCCGCGCGGTCATGGCCGCGGGCGCGACCTCCGTGGTCACCAAGCACAACCAGGGCGGCAAGGGCCTGGGGGTCCGCCGCTTCGACGACCTCGGCGACCTCGAGCGCCACCTGGCGAGCTCGGACTGGGTCGAGCCGGTGGACGGCGTCGCGCTCGTGCAGGAGTACGTCGCCCCGGCCGAGCCGTTCGTCACCCGGGCGGAGTTCGTCGGCGGCCGGTTCCTCTACGCCCTGGCGGCCTCGACGTCGCAGGGCTTCGAGCTGTGCCCGGCCGACGCGTGCGGCGTGGACGGCGCCCCGCTGTTCCGGCTGCGGGAGGGTCACGTGCCCCCGCTGCTCGAGCGCTACGAGGCGTTCCTGGCCGCGACCGGCATCGAGGTCGCCGGCATCGAGTACATCGAGGCCGCGGACGGCCGGGTCGTCACCTACGACGTCAACACCAACACCAACTACAACCCCGAGGTCGAGTCCGCCGCCCCGCGCAGCGGCCCGCGCGAGATCGCCCGGTTCCTGCGCTCGCTCGGCTGA
- a CDS encoding ribokinase, which yields MGDVTVVGSANLDLVLRVDSIPAPGQTVAATGREEHVGGKGLNQAVAAARAGATTCFVGAVGDDAAGGRLLASMAEEGVDATGVARVAGPSGTALVVVSAAGENAIVVDAGANGSRQQLDPAAQELVRSASVLLCQLEVPTGLVRHAAQVARAAGRTVVLNAAPAHPLPEDLLALVDVLVVNETEAAALSGSDDPEAAARHLAGSVADVVVTLGAAGALHAGSGGVVRVPGRPAEVVDTTGAGDAFTGVLAAHLATGGSVADGLPRAVAAGSLTVRTRGAVPSLPTREAVDALLRG from the coding sequence GTGGGAGACGTCACCGTGGTCGGCAGCGCGAACCTCGACCTGGTCCTGCGGGTCGACTCGATCCCCGCCCCGGGCCAGACGGTGGCCGCGACCGGCCGCGAGGAGCACGTCGGCGGCAAGGGCCTCAACCAGGCCGTGGCCGCCGCCCGGGCGGGGGCCACGACCTGCTTCGTCGGGGCGGTCGGCGACGACGCGGCCGGCGGGCGGCTGCTGGCGTCGATGGCCGAGGAGGGGGTCGACGCGACCGGCGTCGCGCGGGTGGCCGGGCCCAGCGGCACGGCCCTGGTCGTGGTGTCCGCGGCCGGCGAGAACGCCATCGTCGTGGACGCGGGGGCCAACGGGTCACGGCAGCAGCTCGACCCGGCCGCGCAGGAGCTCGTGCGGTCGGCGTCGGTTCTGCTCTGCCAGCTGGAGGTCCCGACCGGGCTCGTCCGGCACGCGGCACAGGTGGCCCGCGCGGCGGGGCGCACCGTCGTGCTCAACGCGGCCCCCGCCCACCCGCTGCCGGAGGACCTGCTCGCCCTCGTCGACGTCCTCGTCGTCAACGAGACGGAGGCGGCCGCGCTCTCGGGGTCCGACGACCCGGAGGCCGCGGCGCGCCACCTGGCCGGCTCCGTGGCCGACGTCGTCGTCACCCTGGGCGCCGCCGGTGCGCTGCACGCCGGGTCCGGCGGCGTGGTGCGCGTGCCGGGCCGGCCCGCCGAGGTCGTCGACACCACCGGGGCGGGGGACGCCTTCACCGGGGTGCTCGCGGCCCACCTCGCGACCGGCGGCTCCGTCGCGGACGGGCTGCCCCGTGCGGTGGCGGCCGGGTCGCTGACCGTGCGGACCCGTGGGGCGGTGCCGTCGCTGCCGACGCGGGAGGCGGTCGACGCGCTGCTGCGGGGCTAG